From a region of the Mycobacterium intracellulare ATCC 13950 genome:
- a CDS encoding DNA polymerase IV codes for MESRWVLHLDMDAFFASVEQLTRPTLRGRPVLVGGLGGRGVVAGASYEARVFGARSAMPMHQARRLVGVSAVVLPPRGVVYGVASRRVFDTIRAVVPVVEQLSFDEGFGEPAQLAGASAADVETFCEDLRRRVRDQTGLIASVGAGSGKQIAKIASGLAKPDGIRVVRRDEERSLLGGLPVRRLWGIGPVAEEKLHRLGIETVGELAALSDAEAANILGATIGPALHRLARGVDDRPVAERAEAKQISSESTFAVDLTSLEQLREAIEPIAEHAHHRLVRDGRGARTVTVKLKKSDMSTLTRSATLPYATTEVAALVGVARRLLLDPREIGPIRLLGVGFSGLSDVRQESLFPDLELPQPQPDSSSVETATEVMFTKGPEEAGWRVGDDVVHRELGHGWVQGAGHGVVTARFETRTSGPGPARTFPADSGELARANPVDSLDWPDYVGDLQTDAASAPPADDVGDR; via the coding sequence GTGGAGTCGCGTTGGGTGCTGCACCTGGACATGGACGCGTTCTTCGCTTCCGTCGAGCAGCTCACCCGGCCGACCCTGCGCGGTCGGCCGGTGCTGGTCGGCGGTTTGGGTGGGCGCGGAGTGGTTGCCGGCGCCAGCTACGAGGCCCGGGTGTTCGGCGCCCGGTCGGCCATGCCCATGCATCAGGCCCGCCGGCTGGTCGGCGTGAGCGCGGTGGTGTTGCCGCCGCGCGGCGTGGTGTACGGGGTGGCCAGCCGACGGGTGTTCGACACCATCCGCGCCGTCGTCCCCGTCGTCGAGCAGCTCTCCTTCGACGAGGGATTCGGCGAACCCGCGCAGCTGGCCGGCGCGTCCGCCGCCGACGTCGAAACCTTCTGCGAGGACCTGCGCCGACGGGTCCGCGACCAGACCGGGCTGATCGCCTCGGTCGGCGCGGGCTCGGGCAAACAGATCGCCAAGATCGCCTCCGGTCTGGCCAAGCCCGACGGGATCCGCGTCGTCCGCCGCGACGAAGAACGGTCGCTGCTCGGCGGGTTGCCGGTGCGCCGCCTGTGGGGGATCGGTCCGGTCGCCGAGGAGAAGCTGCATCGCCTCGGCATCGAGACCGTCGGCGAGCTGGCCGCGCTGAGCGACGCCGAGGCGGCCAACATCCTGGGCGCGACGATCGGGCCGGCGCTGCACCGGCTGGCCCGCGGCGTCGACGACCGCCCCGTCGCCGAGCGCGCCGAGGCCAAACAGATCAGCTCCGAATCGACCTTCGCCGTCGACCTGACCAGCCTCGAGCAGCTGCGGGAGGCGATCGAACCGATCGCCGAGCACGCCCATCACCGGCTGGTGCGCGACGGCCGCGGCGCCCGCACGGTCACGGTCAAGCTGAAGAAGTCCGACATGAGCACGCTGACCCGGTCCGCGACGCTGCCCTACGCCACCACCGAGGTCGCCGCGCTGGTCGGCGTGGCCCGCCGGCTGTTGCTCGATCCGCGCGAGATCGGGCCCATTCGCCTTCTCGGCGTGGGGTTTTCGGGGTTGAGCGACGTGCGCCAGGAGTCGCTGTTCCCCGATTTGGAATTGCCGCAGCCGCAACCGGATTCGTCTTCGGTCGAAACCGCGACCGAGGTGATGTTCACCAAGGGGCCGGAAGAGGCTGGGTGGCGGGTGGGCGATGACGTCGTACACCGCGAGCTCGGGCACGGCTGGGTGCAGGGCGCGGGCCACGGCGTGGTGACCGCGCGGTTCGAAACCCGCACCTCCGGGCCGGGCCCGGCCCGCACGTTTCCCGCCGACAGCGGAGAGCTCGCCCGCGCCAACCCGGTCGATTCGCTGGACTGGCCGGACTATGTGGGCGATCTGCAGACCGACGCCGCGTCAGCCCCACCGGCCGATGACGTCGGCGACCGGTAA